The Castor canadensis chromosome X, mCasCan1.hap1v2, whole genome shotgun sequence genome includes a region encoding these proteins:
- the LOC109679885 gene encoding zinc finger protein 449-like, whose amino-acid sequence MDSPADYSLLAPFLCKGDPVLHRDDADSEASRQRFRQFQYIAEAGPREVFRKLSELCSQWLKPRMRSVEQILELLVLEQFLTILPTHLEARVSTYCPENKERLFSLIEDLQRVHERPEYQIDIDDTLFEELPPVQTELMPPHRHSRSPALQLRGSAQEALGAEAWIPQSGQQELNYHAAGKCKPFLDPGPEMLEPDWSFLLEHGGEELLGSKREYEQLEPICKEPPDELLDSCMKPGSHLGESSNWEESLNLRVLMPKVPREKSYHCGQCEKCFPYRYQLAVHLKTHSGELGYKCSVCGKRFLLRSELYRHQLIHKGEKPYECAECKKQFTHGAHLAMHQKRHSEKMYQCVHCRRKFLHKSSLMEHMKTHTREQSYGCYCCEKSFSSWTALILHQKTHTEEKPFACDHCEKRYRQRSSLMVHVRIHTGEKPYKCSHCSKSFRKKSGLIAHQAAHFREEFPEHVEVPGFCTE is encoded by the exons ATGGATAGCCCCGCGGACTACTCCCTCCTGGCCCCCTTCCTGTGCAAAGGGGATCCCGTGCTGCACCGGGACGACGCAGACAGTGAAGCCTCCCGCCAGCGCTTCAGGCAGTTCCAGTACATAGCAGAAGCTGGGCCTCGGGAAGTTTTCAGAAAACTCTCGGAGCTCTGCAGTCAGTGGCTGAAGCCAAGGATGCGTTCTGTGGAACAAATCCTGGAGCTGCTCGTGTTGGAGCAATTCCTGACTATTCTGCCCACCCACCTAGAGGCCAGGGTGAGCACTTACTgcccagagaacaaagaaagactcTTTTCCCTCATAGAAGACTTACAGAGAGTACATGAGAGACCAGAGTACCAG ATTGACATAGATGACACGCTCTTTGAAGAACTGCCACCAGTGCAAACAGAACTCATGCCACCACACAGGCACTCGCGGTCACCTGCACTCCAGCTAAGGGGATCTGCCCAAGAGGCCTTGGGGGCAGAGGCGTGGATCCCACAGTCAGGGCAGCAAGAGCTGAACTACCATGCTGCTGGCAAATGCAAGCCCTTTCTGGATCCTG GACCTGAAATGCTGGAGCCTGACTGGAGCTTCCTGCTGGAGCATGGAGGAGAGGAACTGTTGGGCTCCAAGAGAG AATACGAACAACTGGAGCCTATCTGCAAAGAGCCCCCCGACGAGCTACTGGACAGTTGCATGAAGCCCGGGTCCCACCTAGGAGAGAGCTCCAACTGGGAGGAGTCTCTCAACCTGAGAGTCCTCATGCCAAAGGTTCCCAGAGAGAAATCTTACCACTGTGGTCAGTGTGAAAAGTGTTTTCCTTATAGGTACCAACTTGCTGTTCACCTGAAAACTCATTCAGGAGAGCTAGGTTACAAGTGCTCCGTGTGTGGGAAAAGGTTCCTTCTCAGGTCAGAACTTTATCGCCACCAGCTCATTCACAAGggggagaagccctatgaatgtgCTGAGTGCAAGAAGCAATTCACTCACGGGGCACACCTTGCCATGCACCAGAAAAGACATTCTGAAAAAATGTACCAATGCGTGCACTGTAGGAGGAAGTTTCTGCATAAGTCGAGTCTGATGGAGCACATGAAAACTCACACAAGGGAACAATCTTACGGGTGCTACTGTTGTGAGAAAAGCTTTAGCAGTTGGACAGCTCTCATTCTACACCAGAAAACACACACTGAAGAGAAACCATTTGCATGTGATCATTGTGAGAAAAGATATAGGCAGAGATCCAGCCTGATGGTTCACGTGAGAATCCACACAGGGGAGAAGCCATACAAGTGTAGCCACTGTTCTAAAAGCTTCAGAAAGAAATCGGGCCTTATTGCACACCAAGCTGCACACTTTAGAGAAGAATTCCCTGAGCACGTCGAGGTACCTGGGTTCTGCACAGAGTGA